CAAAAACATAAAAGCAATTACAACCAAGCCAATATAGATATTAATAATAAGTAAAGACGTTGTAACGAAAACGATCCTTAGCGTTAAGTAAATAGCATCAAAAGAACTTCTATAATATTGATACTCTAAACTATCCACAACATTCGTTAACGCATTTAAGTTACTTTCATTTTTCACCTTTATATTTGAAAAGTCTCTTGTCTTTAATACGTTGTTAATAATTGAATTTTTAAGTTTTGCAAAAGTGTTTCTAATTAAATGATTTTCGTACTTCCATTCTAAAAAGTAAAATAGCACCTCTATTAAAATTAAAACCCCGAAAATCAAAATATACGTAGAGACTTTATCTAAATTTTGATCAAGTGCTCCTTGAAATAAATCTCCTTTAATAAATTGGATAATTGTCCCCATTAATGTTGAAACAATTAAAATAGAAATCAAAAGGAAAGTATTTCTATTTTTTATTCCAAAAATAATAGATTTTTTCAACCCCAAGTCCCTCCTAGCCTACTCATTAAAAAATAAATAGAGTAATTACGTAGAAAATATCAATCCATCCACCCATTTTACAAAACCTCCCTTCAACTTAAACTGTATTCTCAAATCGAATAAACGCTGTTGTTTATATGTCTGATAATAGAGAAATAAATTGATTGAATGGTAAAATGTATACAAATATATACATTTTAGGAGGTTTTACTATGTTTGGTCCTACAATTGAAATGATAAGAGAAGGTAAAAAGATTAAAATAAAGGATCTTTGTGATGGCATAGTGACCCGAGCTGCTTATCATCGTTTTGCCAGCGGTCAAACGGATACTAGTATCCATAATCTATCCTTATTTATGGATAGATTGCATATTTCTCCTAATGAGTTTTTCTTAATTCATAGCAACTATGCGAGTGATAAAGTAGTTTGCTTTTTAAAAGAATTATCTAGAGCATATAGGGTGCAGGATATTCAAGAATTGCGCTCTTTAAGGAAGAAACTAGAGGCAGATTTTACTGGTTTAAAACATGAACATATGACCGATCTTCTGAATTTCAGGATTTGTAGGTTGTTGGGGCAAGATATTGATGGCAAAAAAAGCAGTTTATTTAAGTATTTAATCAGCACTGAATTTTGGACTCATTATGAATTAGTACTATTTACAAATAGTATGTATGTTTTTTCATTAGAATTAATCGATGCTATTCTTATACGTTGTATTCAAAGGTTTAATAAATACAGTCAGACTCGACCTTATGGAAATGAAGGCTTTCGACTTGTAGTCAATGCATTAATTTTAGCCTTTGAACAAAAAGATTCATTTTACACTACTAAATGGATTGATTTATTAAACACCATACAACTAAATGATAGTGATTTCTTTGAAAAAGCACTGTTCAAAATATTTAAAGGGTTTTATAACATCACAATACACAAAGATCAAAATTCCATTTCAGAAGTAATAAAAACAATTGAGTTTGTTGGGCATATAGAAGCCCGCGAACATGAAGTTATGTTTAATCGAATGCTGGATTTCATACTTGAGCATAGCGGATTAGAGAAAGTCCATTCTTCAAAAACATAACTCAATTGATTACCTCTCTTAATTAAATAATTTTGAGGTGAATCACATGTATGAAATGATGCCCTATATCAATGTAAGAACAGCAAATCACTCAACTAATGAGGAAAATCAAGATCGTTGGTTTGATAAAAAACTTTTTACTAGTTCCCGTAGCTTATATCATCAATTGCAAAGGAACGAGAATTTTAACAAAGCCACACTAGCTAAAAGAAAATATTTAAATAGATCTAGATATAGAGCAACACCCTTCGGCTTATTTTCATCTGTCTACTTCAATACTATAGATGAAGTAAATCATTCAACAAATCAAATGATTATTCATCATGACTTTAAAGTATATACAAGTATTGATTCGGAATGGATTAGTAAATTTATTTCAACCTTAAAAAATGAAAATTTAGCAAGCTTACAGGTTACGTGGAATTCGAATGTGGTCTACCAAAATTCGAATTTTTTATACAATAACTGGACATTAGATGATAAAAAGAAGTTTAATACAAATAAAATTCAATTAAATACTCTATTAGAAGCGATTCAAGTCCATGCAAAAAAAGCTGTTACTATTGAAGAGTTAGCCAAAAAACTAGAAGAACAAAATGGTGTTCTTTTACCATTTAAAATTGTATTAAATGTAGTGAAACAATTGGTCCACGGTGGCTATTTGATTACGGATTTAGACAATTTAGCATTTATTCAAGACTTCGAACTTCTAATTCGCTATGTTGAAGAGAAAAATTATTCTTTCCCAAAAGATGCGATCAAGCAAATAAGAACTTTGATAAAAAATCAAAATAATTCTATAAGCAAGTTCAATATAGATACTGTAAACAAGTTGGAAAAACTATTAGCTTCAATTCATAATTGTGAATATTACCTTCGCTTTGATAGTGAAACTAACGTTATTAATCTTGATTTAGATAAAGGTCTTATAGAAAAAACACTCTTACCTTTCGTTAATTTCCTATCGACTTATGCAATACGGGTACCTGTAAGTGATAGATATCAAGCTGATATCCTTTTTTTTAAAGAAAAGTACGGAAATTCAAAAGTAAAGTTTTTAGATTTTTACAAAAACTATCAATTGATTCGAGAGAAAAATTGTTCGCTAGAACGCAAAACGTCAGATTTAGAGAAAAAAATAAAAATGCAATTATTAGCACTAACATCTACGGCAGCAAACAGACATTTAAAAGAAATCGACATAGCAAATTTGCATTTTGAAGACCTAAAAATAGAAAGCGAAATTTCTCCAGCAATACAAAGTTGTTTTTATTTAGAGAGTAATAATGGACAACTCAACTTTTCGCTAACCCCGTATGCTGGAAATGCGGGACTTGGACGTTTAGAAGGACGATTTTCATATATAAATCCAGCATATTTTACAACAATGAAAAATATTGAAAGAAGAAAAATTGCAGAAGCTAATACAGAGGTCATTACCGTTAAATATATGCCTAAAAATCAACACTACTATAATATTATGAATGATTGCTATGAAGGCAATTTAAATCTTCAATATGGAACTGCTGAAAATCATCAATCCGTTCCATTAGAGCACCTCTTTATTAGCATACAAGATAATAAATTAACACTTTCTGCATTATTAGATGACGGTACTGAAAAAATTGTAAAGTTTGAACAATATAATGTATCTAATATTGAACATTTTTCCCCACATATTTTAAATGACTTACTATTTTGGAGTAGCAATTACTATGCAAATATTATGTCGCTTCTATTCGATATTCAAAAAATACGAAAAGACTTTATTCATTTTCCAAAGGTTCTTTTTAAAGACATTGAATTAATCCCTCAATCTTGGCTAATTAAAAATTATATGGGAGATATACGCTCACAAGATCAATTTTTCAGCAAGTTTACCGAAATGAAAACGATTTATGAAATACCGGATTCACTTTTTGTTAGATGTAATGACCTAAGAATATTAATCGATACTAATCGTAAAGAGGATTTAGATATTTTATGGGATATTTATAAAACGGATAATTCTTTTACTATTTACCTTGAAGAAAATTCATTGAACTTAGCTAACTTCATTACGCTTGACTCAGAAGGCAACCATTATATGTCTGAGTTTGTTTTTAACTTTGTAGCACAAAAGATTAAGCCGAAGAAACTTGTCCAACTACCTTTGTTTCAAACAAAGGAAGAATTAAATTTAGAAAGAAAAGTTAACTGGCAACATTTTAATATTTATTTACCGCACGAACTCCAAGACGACTTTTTAGGCACTTATTTAAATGAGCTTATTAAAGAGCTAAAATCCAACGGTGCAATTACTAAGTCTTTTTACATTCGTTATTTTGATGATAGACATCATATAAGATTAAGAATTTCTCCTACTTCTCACTTTAATGGAATAGATGAATATCTAGCAAAAGGCATTATAGCTGGGGATATCATTGATTATAGTATAGGAAAGTATGACCCAGAATACGAAAGATATGGAGGATTGACTACCATGTCGGAGGCAGAGGATTTTTTCTGTGCTGATAGTTCTCTTATTCTTAGTTTATTAGCTTCCTGTTTAGGTAACGAAAAAATAGATAAAGTGGATCACGCTATCTATCTTGTGTTTAAACTACTATCTCTTCATACCAAAGATCTACATCAACAGTTCCGTATTATGGATGATGGTTATTCAAATAAGGACTTTTCAAAAGATTTCCGTGAAAACAGACATAAATATTTGGCATTTAGTGATATTGCTGCATCTTCAAATACTGATTTAACTGCACATCATTTTGCTTTCAACAAAGAACAACTGACCGACTGGGAGCTACAATTGTCTAACTATTTTAAAAAATTAATAAATGAAAACCGTTTTGATTTTAATATTATTCGAAGTTTAATACATATGACATGTATCAGACTGTTTGGTATTAAATCAGAAGAGGAAGAATTAGTTGGAAATATGGTTTGGAGAGTTTTAAAACAACAAATTGCTATAAAGAAGAAAGCCACTAACGCTACCCTTATTTTAAACTCAAACTAAAACAAGCATCATTCTACAATTTATATTTCCATGGAAATAATTTTCTCTTTTGTTTGCATGATATAAACGTTTTATTCAAAGAAGAGGAACATGCCATCTTCATTTTTGAGACTGGGGGGATAAAAATGGAAGAGCTTGCTTTAAAATTAAACAATGTTCAAATTAGTTTTGGGGACAAGGAAATTTTTGATACTAAGGAATTAACCGTTTATCAAAATGATCGCATTGGTATTGTAGGGAAAAATGGTCAAGGCAAAACGACTTTATTGAATATAATTGCAGGTACCATTACACCTGATAATGGAAAGATTGAACGATTTGTCGATTTCAATTATTTTCAACAAATCGGTGAGCTAAAGGAAGAAACGAATGCTGACTATCTAGATTCCCAATTACTTAGCCGCTTGAACGTTCCTACTAACAGCGTTGAAACACTTAGTGGTGGAGAACAATCCAAATTTCGTTTAGTTCAGTTACTATCTCAATATAAAATGGGTCTGCTGTTAGACGAACCGACAACGCACGTAGATAAAAATGGGATCGACATAATGATCGAAGAATTAAATTATTACTACGGTACTTTAATATTTGTCAGCCATGATCGCTATTTTATTAATGCAATCGCCACTAAAATATGGGAAATAGATAATGGGAAAATCAAAGAATTTAACGGCAATTACGATCAATATCTGGAACAGAAACAACAAGAGAAGTTGGAGTTACAAAGAAAATATCAAAAGGTCACAAAAGAAAAAGAACGATTACAAGAAGCCGTAGAAGTGAAAAAGAGTCAGGCAAAGAAAATTTCTATTGTTAGCGAAAAAAACAAACAACGAAATATTAAACCGAATCGCTTAGCTTCTACCAAACAAAAAGACACGGTTCAAAAGAGTATGTTGAAAACCGTGAAATCAATAGAGAAAAGAATGGATATGTTGGAGGAGGTTCATATTGAAAAAGAACCTAAACCAATTTCTTTTCCAATAGTGAAAGAACTTGAAATAAATAATCGTTTTCCGATAATGGGACATAATATCACCGTTACTGCTGGAGACAATATCCTTCTTGCAGAACAGGATTTCCAATTCCCACTTGGCAAGAAGATAGCTATAGTAGGAGACAATGGCGTAGGTAAATCAACTTTCTTACACTATATAATGAATAATCAAGATGGTATCACGCTTTCCTCAAAAATTGTATTTTGCACTTACAAGCAAATGGATTATAAAATGAGTGGGGACATAAGTATATTAGAGTATCTTATGAAGATGAGTGAGTATAAAGAAAGTTTTATTCGGGCGATTCTCAGTAACCTTGGCTTTGAAGAAGCCACTATTAGAAAACCTTTACATGCGTTAAGTGGTGGAGAAGTAACTCGAATTTCTTTGGCAGCCCTTTTTGCCAAACCTTCTAATGTCCTTATTTTAGATGAACCAACAAATTTTATAGACTTAGCTACTATTGAAGCATTGGAAAAATTTTTACTAGGCTATAAAGGAACAGTGCTCTTTACTACTCATGATCAGCTTATTGTGGAAAGAGTAGCTGACCAAATTTGGGAAATTAAAGATAAAACGTTACAGCTTATCAAGGAAAAATAAAATGGGCATCTAATGCATTAAAACCACCCGCGATGAGACGGGTGGTTTTAAGCTTGAGTCAAAGACGGAAGTGAAATCATAAGTTCTTTAAATTAGAAATATAACACCATCAATTCCTCGTCATAATAGTGCCCATTAAATTGAAGAGCTTTGCGTTCTAAGCCGTAAACCTCAAAGCCTAATGACTTATATAACTTTTGGGCTGAACTATTATCAGAAACAACTGTTAAGTTTATTTGCTCCAAACCTTCACAACATTTCGCCCTCTTTATTAGTTTGCTCATCAGTAATTTCCCTAATCCACGCCCTCTTCCTTCAGGTGCAACATACATGCCAAAAACATTCCCTTTATGACTCGTTTTCGGACTGTCTTCACGCACAAAAGTTACGATGCCAACCAACGAACCGTTATTATGAAAAGCACCGAGCACAAACTTATCGGTTGTTGCTTCTATTCGCTCTGCAACAGTTTGTAATGAAACGTTTACTTCACGCTCATATGTGGAACCAAATGCTTCCGGATTATTTTTTAATGCACTTAAACGCACTTCTTGATATACTTGTGCATCTGATTTACTTAAAATACGAATCTCCATAATCTATCCCCTTACCGTTCGTTATCGTTCCATTCATACATTGAAAATAAAAGTTTTAGTAGCGGTCTCCCCTGTCTGCATATTTTTTAGCATATAGTGATTTTGCGTTACTTCCTCTAGCCCCAACACAATAACAAAAGGAATGTTTTCACGATTTGCTTTATCCATCGCTTTTCTTAATTTTTTACCACTAAGCTCTACTTCAACGCGATAGTCTTTCCGCAATGCTTTTGCTAATACAAGAGACTCTACTGTTGTATTAATAGGAATGATATAAATATCAATTAATGTCTCCTGCTTTTTTTGTTCATCTAACATCATAGCTGTAAAAATAACATCTAACCCGAATGAAATACCGACCGTAGCGAACTTTTCTGTTCCCCCTAATAGCCCGCCAATCGCATTATCATAACGACCCCCGCTTCCTATACTGGATGTTATGCGACCATCCCGTACGAACATTTCATAAATTGTACCCGTATAAATTTCTAGCCCACGCGCAAGCAAAGGATTAAATAGACAATTTTCTGTAATGCCAAGCTTATTTAAATAGTGTTCTAATTCTTCCATTTCGGCTACACCTTCTTGAATCAGAGGCTCATCATATTGGCCGAAATAAGCAAGTGTATTTTTTCTATCGTCTTGTAAAAAATATGCGATTCGCTTTACAACAGCAAGTTGCAAACCTACCTCTGTTAACTCTGCTAAAACTGCATCATGACCTACTTTTTCAATTTTATCGAGTATTAAAATTACCCGACTTTGCACATCAGCATCTACACCAAAAACACCAAGTAAGCCAACTAATAGCTTACGATTGTTATATTGAATGACAACATCTTGCTCTAACTTTTCAAAAGCATCTAATGCCATCATCATCAATTCGGCCTCAGCTGCTTGTGAATCAACCCCAACAATATCTACATCACATTGTGTAAACTCGCGGAATCTCCCCGCTTTAATCGGGCCATCTCGAAACACTTTGCCAATTTCATAACGTTTAAATGGCATCGGTAATGTAGGGTTCATTGCAATGACCTTTGCGAATGGAATCGTTAAATCATAACGTAATGCTAGTTCACGTTCTCCTCGATCCGATAGCACATACATCTCTTGTAGAATTTCAGCACCTCCTGCGTATTTTGATGCCATTAAGCTTGTATAGTTTAAAATCGGTGTTTCAAGTGGTTTACACCCATATGTGATAAAAGTATCTTCTAACGTACGCCGAATTTTACGACGAATACGTTCTTGCTCTGGTAAATAGTCTTGGGTTCCTCTAACATTTTGATAATCCATTTTCTTCATCTTCATTGCTCCTTTTTTTAGAAAATAAAAAAACCGTACTAACATAAGCTCCAACTTCGGCTTAGTTATACGATTTCATGAGAAATAGTCTTCCTATTCATTATTAAAAAATTAATAAAGATAGCAAGACTAGTGGATATGATGATGTTGAGTTGCTGAAATTAGACGTTGTAAAACCGACATATAATCTCCTCCATTCAATTATTCGTAACTTTAAACTAAATGAATAATTTTGTCAATTCATTATTTTCTAATAAAAGGAATACCTAATGGAGATAGCACCCAAGAAGTGGCTGAGACAAAAGAGAAAAAGTGTTAGATTGACTCACTAGTTGTTGGTAGCGAAGGCGGTGACTCCTGCTCAGAACAGCACACAATGTAAGACGCGGGCATTCCGCGCGTTAGCGAGGGTTGTGGCTTACTGTGCTGAGCGGAAAGCACCGCCGTAGCGGACAACAACGGCATAGCAAGATTAATTACACTTCTAATTTTTTTTGCAAAAGCAAGAATAGCTAAGTTCTCCATATAGCAAAAAATCATGAACACCTTTCGTCTATTTCTTAAATTTTTTTAGTTATGTCCCAGCCCCTAGTTAAAACTTTATAGTAGCTTTTGATACAGTTCAAAATTCTCTAAACCATATTCACTATAACCTAAATCAACTGTATCAATATACGCAAAATCATATTTTCTATAGAGGCTGATAGCAGGTTGATTTTTTTCATATACATCCAAGCGAATTGCCTTTATATTCATGGCTTTACTATGCTCAATAATAAAATCCATTATTTTTTTGCCAATGCCCTTTTTTAGATAAGCCGGATGTACGGCAAAAGTATGTATAACCAAGATGTCTTCAGCATCTAAATGTATTTTCCAATCCACTTTCGAATAAGCCATTTCCTGTTCACGTCTTAAAATAACCGTCCCTGCAATATGATTTCCATCTTTCATCACATATAAATTACCTTCCTGTATGCCCTTAATTGCCGTTTCTTTTATAGGATATATTCCTTTTTTCCATCCAGGATAATTAATATGGGCATCAAGGTAGTCGTTTAACTCATTATATAAAGACTCTATTTCTTCTATATGACAATTCGTTCCCTTTTCTATCTTCATCGTTTCATTCCTTTGCTAGTTAGTTAATTATTAAACTTCATTATAGATTAATCTAAATTGGGTCACAATGATCATCCTACCACGGGTTGTGAAAGGACAGCGAAATGGAGGTTGAAATTTCTTTTAGAATGGGTAAAGGATACTACAAGCGGCGAGGAATGAAATTGAAAATCAACAGAGGAGTAGATGTCATGACATATATGAATATTGGATTAAAGTTATTTTTCGGGTTAATTGCTTTATTACTTGTGACACGTTTGTTGGGCAAAAAAGAAATATCACAGCTTACCCCCTTTGACTTTGTATATTCCATTGTTCTTGGCGGTATATTGGAAGAAAGCATCTATGATAACAAAATTTCAGCTCTTCATGTATGGTTCGCGGTTGCCGTTTGGGGAATGCTACTGTTCATCATCGAAAATCTATCGAAACGTTCCAATAAATTTAGAGTTCTTCTAAAGGGCGAAACATCAATTTTAATTAGAAATGGTGAATTTAATCTAAAAGAACTCGAAGCGAATCACCTAGAAATGGAGCAATTACGGATTATGCTACGACAGCAAGGTG
This DNA window, taken from Lysinibacillus sp. FSL M8-0337, encodes the following:
- a CDS encoding lantibiotic dehydratase, giving the protein MYEMMPYINVRTANHSTNEENQDRWFDKKLFTSSRSLYHQLQRNENFNKATLAKRKYLNRSRYRATPFGLFSSVYFNTIDEVNHSTNQMIIHHDFKVYTSIDSEWISKFISTLKNENLASLQVTWNSNVVYQNSNFLYNNWTLDDKKKFNTNKIQLNTLLEAIQVHAKKAVTIEELAKKLEEQNGVLLPFKIVLNVVKQLVHGGYLITDLDNLAFIQDFELLIRYVEEKNYSFPKDAIKQIRTLIKNQNNSISKFNIDTVNKLEKLLASIHNCEYYLRFDSETNVINLDLDKGLIEKTLLPFVNFLSTYAIRVPVSDRYQADILFFKEKYGNSKVKFLDFYKNYQLIREKNCSLERKTSDLEKKIKMQLLALTSTAANRHLKEIDIANLHFEDLKIESEISPAIQSCFYLESNNGQLNFSLTPYAGNAGLGRLEGRFSYINPAYFTTMKNIERRKIAEANTEVITVKYMPKNQHYYNIMNDCYEGNLNLQYGTAENHQSVPLEHLFISIQDNKLTLSALLDDGTEKIVKFEQYNVSNIEHFSPHILNDLLFWSSNYYANIMSLLFDIQKIRKDFIHFPKVLFKDIELIPQSWLIKNYMGDIRSQDQFFSKFTEMKTIYEIPDSLFVRCNDLRILIDTNRKEDLDILWDIYKTDNSFTIYLEENSLNLANFITLDSEGNHYMSEFVFNFVAQKIKPKKLVQLPLFQTKEELNLERKVNWQHFNIYLPHELQDDFLGTYLNELIKELKSNGAITKSFYIRYFDDRHHIRLRISPTSHFNGIDEYLAKGIIAGDIIDYSIGKYDPEYERYGGLTTMSEAEDFFCADSSLILSLLASCLGNEKIDKVDHAIYLVFKLLSLHTKDLHQQFRIMDDGYSNKDFSKDFRENRHKYLAFSDIAASSNTDLTAHHFAFNKEQLTDWELQLSNYFKKLINENRFDFNIIRSLIHMTCIRLFGIKSEEEELVGNMVWRVLKQQIAIKKKATNATLILNSN
- the abc-f gene encoding ABC-F type ribosomal protection protein; this encodes MEELALKLNNVQISFGDKEIFDTKELTVYQNDRIGIVGKNGQGKTTLLNIIAGTITPDNGKIERFVDFNYFQQIGELKEETNADYLDSQLLSRLNVPTNSVETLSGGEQSKFRLVQLLSQYKMGLLLDEPTTHVDKNGIDIMIEELNYYYGTLIFVSHDRYFINAIATKIWEIDNGKIKEFNGNYDQYLEQKQQEKLELQRKYQKVTKEKERLQEAVEVKKSQAKKISIVSEKNKQRNIKPNRLASTKQKDTVQKSMLKTVKSIEKRMDMLEEVHIEKEPKPISFPIVKELEINNRFPIMGHNITVTAGDNILLAEQDFQFPLGKKIAIVGDNGVGKSTFLHYIMNNQDGITLSSKIVFCTYKQMDYKMSGDISILEYLMKMSEYKESFIRAILSNLGFEEATIRKPLHALSGGEVTRISLAALFAKPSNVLILDEPTNFIDLATIEALEKFLLGYKGTVLFTTHDQLIVERVADQIWEIKDKTLQLIKEK
- a CDS encoding GNAT family protein, encoding MEIRILSKSDAQVYQEVRLSALKNNPEAFGSTYEREVNVSLQTVAERIEATTDKFVLGAFHNNGSLVGIVTFVREDSPKTSHKGNVFGMYVAPEGRGRGLGKLLMSKLIKRAKCCEGLEQINLTVVSDNSSAQKLYKSLGFEVYGLERKALQFNGHYYDEELMVLYF
- a CDS encoding histidine--tRNA ligase — translated: MDYQNVRGTQDYLPEQERIRRKIRRTLEDTFITYGCKPLETPILNYTSLMASKYAGGAEILQEMYVLSDRGERELALRYDLTIPFAKVIAMNPTLPMPFKRYEIGKVFRDGPIKAGRFREFTQCDVDIVGVDSQAAEAELMMMALDAFEKLEQDVVIQYNNRKLLVGLLGVFGVDADVQSRVILILDKIEKVGHDAVLAELTEVGLQLAVVKRIAYFLQDDRKNTLAYFGQYDEPLIQEGVAEMEELEHYLNKLGITENCLFNPLLARGLEIYTGTIYEMFVRDGRITSSIGSGGRYDNAIGGLLGGTEKFATVGISFGLDVIFTAMMLDEQKKQETLIDIYIIPINTTVESLVLAKALRKDYRVEVELSGKKLRKAMDKANRENIPFVIVLGLEEVTQNHYMLKNMQTGETATKTFIFNV
- a CDS encoding GNAT family N-acetyltransferase — protein: MKIEKGTNCHIEEIESLYNELNDYLDAHINYPGWKKGIYPIKETAIKGIQEGNLYVMKDGNHIAGTVILRREQEMAYSKVDWKIHLDAEDILVIHTFAVHPAYLKKGIGKKIMDFIIEHSKAMNIKAIRLDVYEKNQPAISLYRKYDFAYIDTVDLGYSEYGLENFELYQKLL
- a CDS encoding DUF421 domain-containing protein, with the protein product MTYMNIGLKLFFGLIALLLVTRLLGKKEISQLTPFDFVYSIVLGGILEESIYDNKISALHVWFAVAVWGMLLFIIENLSKRSNKFRVLLKGETSILIRNGEFNLKELEANHLEMEQLRIMLRQQGVFSLREVCDLYLEPGGTVSLKKYAEFDTVTPAMLNVKTKNDTINFLFVDEGEINEEILKYTGKSKEWLYDELRKEGFPTIQDILYAEWSQTDGFFIKTYTNNKDGIRKGN